The nucleotide window AACACTAATAACTAATAACTAATGACTAATGACTAATGACTATTAACTATTAACTATTAACTGATGACCATGACAAATCAAACCCCGGCCATTGTGGTGAAAAATTTAAGTTTCAATTGGGCTAACGGAGCAAGGGTGTTAGACGCTTGCTCTTTAAAAGTTCCTCAAGGAGAATTCTGGATGTTATTGGGCACGAATGGCAGTGGGAAATCTACCTTATTAAGATTATTAGCTGGTTTATTAACTCCCAATGGCGGAGAAATCGAGATAAACTCTCCAGTCGGCTTTGTGTTTCAAAATCCGGATCATCAATTAGTCATGCCCACAGTTGGGGCAGATGTGGCTTTTGGATTAGTTAAAGAAAAACTCTCTTGGAAGCAAATTAGAGAGCGAGTCAGAGAAGCCTTAGAAGCGGTTAACTTATTAGAACTAGAAAGACGACCGATTTATGCTCTGAGTGGCGGACAGAAACAACGTATTGCCATAGCTGGGGCACTTGCTCGTCATTGTGATATTTTGTTATTGGATGAACCCACCGCCTTACTCGATGCCGACACTCAGCAAGAATTAGTCGCCCAAGTCCAACGGTTAGTCAAAAGCCGAGGACTAACGGCACTGTGGGTTACTCATCGATTAGATGAATTAGATTTTTGTGATGGAGCATTTTTACTCGAAGGGGGAAAGGTTGTTGCTCAAGGAGAGCCAAAGCAAATTAAGGAAAAACTTTTACAAACAACTGAAAGAGAATCATAAATATTTGTTAAAATTTGAAAATGTTAGTTTTAAAACATTAACGTGCAAGATTTATACTTAGAACAATGGCCTCGTCTTCCTCCAAAGCTTTACTTCTGGTTGATGGTTATAACATCATCGGCGCTTGGTCTTCTCTTAAACAAATCCAAGAGAAGCAAGGGCTAGACTCAGCCCGTCGTGAATTAATCGAAACATTAATTAATTACAGCGCTCATCAAGGCTACACCACTCAAGTGGTCTTTGATGCCCAATATCAAAAAAGTCCAACGACACAAGAACAATATACCCCAACCCTCTCAGTTTGCTATACGGCTTTTGCCCAAACCGCAGACACTTATATAGAAAAAATTTGTGCTTCTTTTTTTCGGGCTTCTGTCGGACTTCATTCTAGAATTATTGTTGCCACTTCAGACCACGCCCAACGACTTACCATAGTGGGATATGGAGCAGAATGGATGTCAGCGCAAAAACTAGCCCATGAAGTAGACTTTGTCGCCCATAAAATCAGGAGAAAACATCGACCCCGAAAACCATCCGGAGGTCGTTTTTTAGTTCACGGACTCGATGCTAAATCCCAAGCCCTTCTATCTCAATGGCGACATGGGAAATATTGAAGGGTTAGGAAAGCCAGAATTTTAACTCAAATTTTACCACCACCGCAGTTGTAAATAGTCTCGTGGGGGTTGCTTAAGTTCTTCTTCACTCAACCAATCTACAGGCTGATACGTTTTAAAAACAAAATCCCACCAATCTACTCCTAACCCAAAATTGTGATGCCACTGGTTGTGTTTGTGATGAACATAGTGGACAGGCATTTTCATCCAGAAACATTTAGTCGGATTTTCATGTTGTAATTGATGGGCATAGGCAGAAAAAGCCGCATAAACTAAACTGCCCAAACACCAACCGATGCCAATAGGCAAACTGATTAAAAACGGTAAGCACATAATGACAATAGTGCCCTTCAAATAGTCAAAAAATTCCCAGACTACCCCTTGCCCCTCATTACGACGGTGATGATCTCGGTGACGTTTCCCAAAACGCAGGGAGCGGTGCATTAAACGATGTACCCAATATTCCACCAAACTAGCGAAAATAAAAGCAGCAATAAACGAAATAACAGGGATAATGATCAAAGGGAATGATTCTCTCATAAACTCACACCGAAACAGGGTTAACAGTTTGTACAGTCTTAAGAATGACTTTATGTTGCTTTTAATATATCTATCAGTATATTTAACACAAGCTGATGTGTTGTATCAAACTTGTCTTGCAGGAACATAGAAGAGAAGCTTAAGATCTACTTCATTAACATTTTATCCATGAGTGTGAGGAAATCTGAACTATTGAATATGGAATCGACGATAACGCTTTCTAGCCAGCCGGTTCAAAACCGAGTGCGAGAAATAGGCATTAATCCCAATTATTGGTATCCAGTGGCTTGGAGTCATCAATTAAAACCTTGCCAAATTTTACCTGTTGTGGTATGGCAACAGGCGATCGCCGTTTACCGAGATGTAAACCATCAACTCCATGCGTTAGAAAATGCTTGTCCCCACAAAGGAGTTGTGTTTGATAAGGGGGAAGTATTTGAAACTCATCTAGTATGTCCTTATCACGGGTGGGAATTTAACGGCGAAGGAGAATGTGTCAAAATCCCCTATCTTCCCCCTGAACAAAAATTACCCTGTGCTAAAGCAAGAAACTATCCCATTCAAGAAAAATATGGCATAATTTGGATTTTTCCGGGAGATCCGTCTTTAGCAGAACTCAAAACTATTCCTGATGTGCCAGAATATAACGAGTCAGAATGGTTAATCGTAGAAATACCGGCTCATTTTCAAGCCCATTTTTCTATCTGTAATGAAAACACGATGGATGTCTTTCATGGCTTTTTGCATCGAGATATCCAAGGATGGTTTAATCCGATTTTGACTCAATTAAAAGCCAAAAAAAATACGGTTCATGCTCAGTATCAAGTGTCTTATCGAGGATGGCTCTCTAAATTTCTTAACTTAAACAAAGATGAAAATCAAGTGACGACTCGAACCGTTTCGATTACCTATAATTATCCTCACTATCACAGTACCTTAGAAGGAGTTTCATCCCTGTATTTAATGCGTCTCCCAGTGAGTTTAACAGAAACCCGATCGTTTAGCCTTTTATTTATCAAACTTCGTTTACCTAAATGGGTTGTGAATTTGATCAGAGGGCAATTATCTCAAATTATTTGGCATTTCTTATTTAAGAAATTCCTCGATCAAGATATAGAAATGATCGAAAGTGAACAACAAACTTATTTAGCTAATCCCCATCGTCAATATGTTGAAATTAACCCCGCCATAATTGCCCTTCAAAGAGTAAATATTGCTCAATATGAAGAATTTATGCAACAATCTGAACTAATCTCCAATCACAAAAACTAACTCGTTGAGAATTTAACCCCTTGGTATCCCATAATTAGAGGAAGCAGACTGTGGAAGTTATTAAAGAATACATGGAAACCGTCTATAAAGAAGGACTGTATCCAGACAAATTTATTTGTCATTACAAACAGGGTAATTTAGTTGATGTAGAAGATCCCTCTACAGGAGGACGACATAAGTTATTGACATTTTGTACCAATGACATCTTAGGATTAGTTCAGTCAGAAGCGGTTAAAAAAGCAGCGATTGATGCTATTTGGCAATATGGAACATCTAATAGTTCCTGTTCGGTTTTGAGTGGTCGCATCGATCTTCATCGTCAATTAGAAGCAGAAATATCCGCCTTTAAACATTTACCCCATACCCATCTCTTTTTAAATGCTTGGATGGCCATGCAAGCTCTCATGGATGGGTTTTGTCATTTAGCGATCACTGTTCCCAATTTTCGCAATACTAGAGAGACTTTAATCTTAACCGATGTCCTCAATCATGGCTGTATTGTCTCTGCGGTGGTGAATGCGGACAACCGTTCCGGAAAAGTTTTTAGTCATAGTCCTAAAGTACGAATTAAACCCTATCGTCATTGTGATGTCGAAGATTTAGCCCGCAAACTCAAGCGCTACGCTAAACCGGATGACCGGATTATGGTGGTTTCTGACGCAGTTTTCTCGATGGATGGGGATATTGCTCCTTTACCCCAAATGATCGAGGTTTTAGCCGATTATCCAGGCAGCGTCATTGTTATGGATGAAGCTCATGCGAGTGGTGCAATTGGGCCTGTGGGTGGGGGAATTTACGATCATTTTGGCATGACACCCCAAGAGGTTTTAGACCGAGGAATTCATCCCATTATCATGACCACTTTTTCTAAATTTGCGGCCTCAGCCGGAGCGGCCATTAGTAGTTATTCTAAAGAATTAATCGATCTCTTAGATTGTTCTCCCACCTCCATCGGCACAATTTCTCTCCCTGCTCCGACAACCGCCGCCGCCTTAGAAAGCATCCGTCAAGTCAGACAAAATCCTGAATTAGTGCAAATCTTACAATCTAATACCCGTTATCTGCGATCGCGTCTAAGCGAAAACGGATTTATGGCCATGGGAGAAACCAATGTTGTGCCGGTTTTATTATCTCCAGAATTAGACCCTAAAGTGTTTGCGACCTATATGATGGAACATTACGGAGTTTGGGTGTCTCCCATCTGGTTTATCGCTAAACCTCGCTTAAGAATTACGGTTAACGCCCTTCATACTCAAGCGGAAATGGATCAATTAATCGAAGCTATGGTTGCCGCTCAGGAGGCATTGTCTTCATGAGCAATTTATTGTTCTCTCTTCTAACCCAGATCGCGCTTCGGACTAAGGAAGGGTTTGTGCGTCAAACGGGTCATTTAGAAGCCACCCAAACTCAGTTTCTACTGACCCTATTAAAAACTTATCAAAATACGGTACTCGGTCAACACTGGAAATTTGAGGAGATTAAAACCGTTGAGCAATTTCGGGAGCGGGTTCCGGTTTTATCCTATGGATTTTACCATCCCTACGTCGATCAAATTGCCCAAGGACAGGCTAATATTCTCACTAGCGAGCCGGTTGTGTATCTCAATTTATCCAGTGGCACGACCGGCAAACATAAACTCATCCCCGTTACCAAGCGATCGCGCAAAAATCGACAAATCATTAATCAAGTGGCACAAGGATTTTTGGCCGAAGCGGTTCAAAAACGGCAAATTTCCCTAGGAAAAATGCTCTTAACCAGTTCCCTCCAACTCACCGGCTATACGGAGGCGGGGATTCCCTGTGGCCCGGTGAGTGTGGGGGATTTACGCTTAAGTAATTTCCTCTATAAGCAAATCTTTGTCCATCCTTATGAAGCGTTAAAACCCTCTGACGATTTAGCCCGTCATTATGTTTGTTTACTGTTTGCTTTACAATATCCTAATTTAGGAATTTTTGGAGCTAATTTTCCGGTTTTAGCGTTACGGTTGGCGGACTATTTAGAAAAGAATGCTTTGGAGTTAATACAAGATCTCGAAAAGGGAACGATTGCCGAATGGTTAACCCTTGAACCCGAATTAAGAGGGATATTAACCAAACAATTGACCCCACAACCCGGAAGAGCGGCTCATTTAAGAGAAATTTTACACTCTGAAGGTCGTCTAACTCCTCAATTAGTTTGGCCATCTATCGGTTGTCTGGTTACTGCCAGAGGAGGAACATCGGATTTTTACTTTCAACGCTTTTCTGATTATTTTGGAAATACTCCTATCTTTGGCGGAATTTATGCGGCTTCAGAGGGGGCTTTTGGGGTTTATCATGACTTAGATAATGATGGGGCAATTTTAGCGATTAATACAGGGTTTTATGAATTTATTCCCTCAGATCAATGGGACGTAGAGCAACCGAAAACGTTACTGCCTCAAGACCTTAAAGTCGGAGAACAGTATCGAATTTTAGTCAGTAACTACAATGGGTTATATCGTTATGATGTTGGGGATGTAGTCGAAGTAGTCGGTTTTTATCATCAGACTCCGATGATTACCTTTAAATATCGTTATAAAGGGTTACTATCCTCTACCACCGAAAAAACTACCGAATATCATGTTATTCAAGTCATGGGGCAACTTCAACAGGAGTTTAGTCTTCCTTTAGAAAATTTTTGTATCACCCTTTCAGAAAAAGAAATTCCTCCCCATTATTTAGTTAACATAGAACTTCGTTCCGGTCATTTTCTCCCTAATCCTCAACAGTTTGTGACTCAATTTGACTATAAACTTCGAGAAATTCATACGTCTTATGCGGTGAAACGAAATAATAGTCAAGTTCCTCCTCCTCGCCTCAGAATTTTAGCCCCTGGAAGTTTTGCCAAGCTGCGTCAACATCTACTCGATAAAGGAATGCCAGAATCACAGCTTAAATTTCCTCATATTAGTGAAGATCGTCAATTTTTGACCGGACTTAATGTAGAAAAAGAAGTTCATCCTTAATCTTTTGACCTCAAAAAATAAAGACTTAAAACCTTATGACAGCAACGACTTTAACTAACAAACTGGTTAAACAATTAGAAAAGTGGATTTTAGCGGATAATTGGCTCGAAAATTTAATCGCTAAACATTCTTTAGTGGGAGATTATGTGTTTTTTAAACCTGAACAATTTCCTTGGTCTAAAGATTTAGAAAATAATTGGCAAGTCATCCGTCAAGAGTTAGAGCAAGTTCTTCTTTTAGTTAATGAGTTACCCAACTTCCAAGATATTTCCAAAAGACAATATAGAATTGCGAATGATGACCGATGGAAAACTTATTTTTTTTATGCCTTTGGATATAAATCACAAAAGAACTGCCAACAGTGTCCCCAAACCGCTAAACTTCTCGAAAAAATTCCCGGACTTAAAGTCGCTTTCTTTTCAATTTTAGCCCCAGGAAAACATATTCCTGAACATCGGGGAAAACATAAGGGAATTATTCGTTATCATTTAGGTCTTATTGTTCCTGATCCTAAAACCGCCTGTCGCATTCGAGTGGCCGATCAATTTGCCTATTGGGAAGAAGGAAAAAGTTTGATTTTTGATGATACTTTCTTGCATGAAGTTTGGAATGATACCGATGGGTATCGAGCAATTTTATTTTTAGATATTGCTAGACCTTTACGGTTTCCTATGTCTTTAGTCAATTGGTTAGTTAATCGTCTCATTACCGCTTCTTCTCTTGTTAAAGAGGCGAAAACGAGTCATGAACTTTGGGAAAAGAAGTTTTATACCAATTGTTAATAATAAAACGACTGTTCAAATTACAGTTTTTGATGCGTCGGGGACGCATCCTACAGAGTGTTGTTAGTTTTGGCGAGAGATATAAGTTTTGAAAAAGTTTTTTTTTCTTAATTAAAATATTCCCCCGTATTTTCAACGGAGGATTAATTAAAAATAGCAGGGTTTAACTTTTTTAAACGCTCTTGAAACGAGAGAATTTTGACAGAATCAAGATTAAATCCTTCTTTTGCCTTTTGCCTTTTGCCTTTGACTTTCTTGAATAGAGGCACTAACGATCCAAACTGCTATCATTAATCCTACTCCTGCGGTTACATAAAAAACATTTGTTAATCCCCAAGATTGCCATACTGCCCCTAAAAAGATGGGACAAATAAATTGACCTAAAGAATTAAATCCAGTTCCGATCGCCATCACACTAGAGCGTAATTCTGGAGGCGAAAACTCTGCTAATCCATTATACATATGAGGAACAGCAACCCCAAAACCAGCCCCAAAAAAGACGGCAGCATACAAAATTAATGAGATGTCTTTTAATACGGGAATAGTCGCTAACATTGAAGCCATTAAAATAAACCCAAGAGCAATCGTTACATTTCTGCCTAATCTTTTCCCGATCCAATTGGCAGCTAAAGCAGAAACAACTGTTGCTCCGATCGCTCTTGCGGTTAAGACAATTCCGTTCAGTTTTGCATCTGCTCCGATAGTTTCATTGAGGTAAACAGGAGTATAGATAACCACAGAATAAACAATAGCCGCCGCCAAAGCGAGAGTAATAAATAAACGGATAACTTGAGGTTTAGTAATAGCTTTAATTAACTGGTTGCCCATCATGTTACTGAGGGCAGAATTTTCAGAACGATCGGCTTCTTGTAACATTAGGGCAGCCGCTAAAGCGATCGGTAGACTTACCCCATAGATAAAGAATGCAAATTTCCAATTATATGAGCCAACCCAGCCCCCCAATAAGGGCACAAATATACTGGCGGTTGTCATGGCACTGGTAGCATAACCCAACACCTGCAACCGGGCTTCTCCTTCAAACATATTACTCAGTAAGCCGATACAAGCTGCACTAATCCCACCACTGGCAATCCCTAACAAGGCTCGATCTGCTAGCAAGGGAAGAAAGTGACCGATAAAAGCGCCCGATATCCCAAAAACTGCATAAAAAATCAGGGCAGCAATTAAGACTTTTAACTTCCCTATTCGATCAGCCAAAATACCTAGTATTGGAGTAAACAAAGCAATCATGAGAGCATGAATACTTATTAGCATTCCTGCCCATCTCGGTTCTAGATGAAGATGTTGTAATATCTCCGGAAAAACAGGCGCAACTATTCCTCCAGTCATGGTTGTCAAACATCCGGCTGCTAGAAGAACGAGACATTGGACTATTTGCTTTGCAGGAGATCGTAGTACAGATAGCATAAGAACGATCTTAAAAAAACAGTAAATTTCCTCTTTTTGAGGAGTCTATAGTGACAATTTTAGCTCTCAAAATCCTTCTTGAGATCTTAATTACAGATGAATTTTATCTTCTTGGATATTTGGTTCAAAATGAACTTAAGTATCATTCGGAAGATTTTAAACTATTCTCTGGTAGCAATTTTGCTGCCAAAATTTTTAGTATCCCGATAAATTTTTCCCGGTTTTATCAGGAGAATTTTTGTTGATAATTCATGATTTGTGTCCTTAACTATTTAACAATTGGTTTTCCCATCTCAAAAAAGTCTCAAGCCAAACCTAAGTTTTTTGGCTGCTTCTGACTTCCTGAAATTCTTAAATCTTTATAAATAATTTAACATATAAAGATATTGGAGGAGAAATCTATAAGTTTTTACAATTATGACCCCAAGACTGAATAAAATCTTTGACGATTAACGAATTACGGCAACAAAAAAAGTGAAAGAAAGTCTAATTAGACTATTTTAAACTTTGTTGAAGCTCGGATTTCTGAAAGGAAAGGTTAAAAAGATAAGCTAGATCAATTTTACTCGATTGAGTCAATAGTGGTGCAATTAAATTCCCGAACATTAATAAAATTGACCCTCGTTAAGAAAAGTTAAGTCCCCAAAATCCTTATCTGTTGCCCATTCTCACAGTTAACTTGAATTTTGCCCGACGACTTAGTTTATCATTTGAAAGAGTCTTGATCGGTTCGGTGTTATTTTAACCCAGTTCATTCATTCCCTATGAATTCTGCTCAATTTCAAGTTAAACCCGTAACGACCCCAGAAGAACAAAAAGCTTTTTTACATCTTCCCCTAAAAATTTATCAAAATGACCCCTATTGGGTATCACCTCTAATCAAGAGTATTGCGAAACAACTTGATCCGAGTAATCCCTTTTGCCAATTTGGTCAATTTCAACTGTTTATCGCCATCAAAACCGAGTCAGGTGAGGCCATAGGCAGGATTGTCGCCGCTATTAATCATCATCTCATAGAGCGAGAAAACAAGCCTGTAGGATTATTTGGTTATTTTGAGTGTATAGAAGATTTTGCCGTTGCTCAAGCTTTGTTAGAAACCGCCTGTCAATGGTTAAGCGACCGGGGGATGACCGAAGTCAGAGGGCCTATTGATTTATCGACTCATAACAACTGCTTATTTTTAGTCGATGGGTTTGATAGTCCCCCGGCGATGATGATGCCTTATAATCCTGCCTATTATCCTCAATTTATGGAAAAAGCCGGCTGGCACAAAGCTAAAGATGCCTATGCTTATGATTTTTCCCTAAAACCCCCTTTACCAGAGGAATTTGAAAAAGGGTATAAAATTGCCTGTAAATCGGGGATAACGTTTCGTTCGATTCGATTAAAGGGAAAAGGATTCGAGGAAGATTGTCGGGGATTGTACCGTTTATTTACCACAGCTTTTACCCATAATTGGAGTTCTACCCCCAGAGATGAACAAGAATTTCTCGAACAAGCAAAAGATTTACAACAACTGGCCGATGCCGATATTTTTCCCATTGCTGAACATAACGGGGAAATGATTGGCTTTTTTATGTGTTTACCTGACTATAATGTTGCCCTCAGACAGGTAACAGGAAAACTAGACTGGATAGGAATCTTAAAATTTCTCTGGTATCGTCGTCAAATTAACGCCGTTAGAGTATTAGTAGTGTGTTCCTTGCCTGAATATCGTCGGAAATTAGTTCCCTTAGCTTTAATTTATTTAGGACGGGAAAACGTAGCCAAAAATAAGCGTTATCAAGGAGCAGAATTATCCTGGGTATGGGAAGATAATATACCTTCCCGTAAAATTATTGAAGCGTCAGGCGGCAAAATTTATAAAACTTACCGAATTTACGAAAAACAACTATGAAAGCGTTTGTCACGGGTGCGAATGGATTTACCGGTTCTCATTTAATCAAACTTTTACAACAAAAAGGTCATATTGTCAAGGGTTTGGTCAGGTCTTCGAGTAATTTATCTCGTCTCGAGGGTTGTGAGGTTGAGTTAATTCGAGGGGATATTACCGATCGAAATGCCTTAAGAAAGGGAATGGAAGGGGTAGATACGGTCTTTCATGTGGCCGCTTATGTGGAATTAGGGTTAGTGGATGAAGCGCAGATGGAACGAGTCAATGTAGAAGGGACTCGCGCCGTGTTAGAAGTGGCTAAAGAAATGGGGATTTCTAAATTAGTTTACTGTAGCACCATTGGCATCTTTGGGGATACTCAAGGAGTAGCGATCGATGAAACCTTTGAACGTCAACAAAAAGACTTTTCTTCTGCTTACGATCGCACTAAATATGAGGCGCAACAATGGGTAGATCGGTTTGCTGCTGAAGGGTTTCCCGTTGTTAGTGTCATGCCTTCGGGGATTTTTGGTCTAGATGACCCTCATTTTGCTCCCGTTATGCAATTATTCCTCAAAAAACGTTTATGGGTTTGGGTAGGAGGCGATCGGGTGACGGGTATTGTTCACGTCGATGATGTTGCTAAGGCGATGATTTTAGCGGCTGAAAAAGGTCGTCTGGGAGAATATTACATCCTGTCGGCGGGAGATTTGACCACAAGAGAAATGTTGAATATTTTGGCACAAAAAACGGAAATTCCTTTACCGATAGAAATTCCTGAAACTTTAGTCCGATTTTTGGGCAATGGTTTCGATTTAATTGGAAAAATATTCTCTTGGAATCCTCCCATCAGTCGGGAACGAGTCCATTATATTTACGATCGCTGTGTTCGAGTTAAAGCAGATAAAGCTTATCAAGAGTTGGGTTGGCAACCCCGTTCAGTTTCTGAGGTGATGTTAGAGTTTCTCTATCAAGATTAATAGTAATTGAAGCAGAAGTTAAAACATTTTTGACTTTTGACTTTTGACTTTTGACTTTTGACTTGCGCGTAGCGCTATATCTGTTAAAATTTGTCCCAAAAACTAGAATCATCAACCCAAATAACCTAAAATTTCTCTCATTAAAGGACTGATCAATATTGAGGGGTGACTAAATTATGATTCCTAATTTCAATTATAAACAAAATCTAAAATTCTCCTTTGATAAAATTCTATTTATCATGGCTTGTGCTTATTTAGTCGCGGTAATTTTTGGGTTAATGAGTCAAGGAAAGCTAAAATTACCCGGTATAACTCCTTCATCGAAGCAAGCTACGAGTCAAACTCAAACGCCTTCCCTTGATAATGAAGAATTTATTGCCTATTTACAAAAATCTTTAGAAATACTCGAACGCAAGCAACAACAACCTAATCCTAACCCTCCTTCTAATCCTATCCCCACACAAGCAATTAAAATCCCGCCGCCACCGGTTAATTCTGCCTCTGCTCCCCAAATCATAGAAAAAATCTATGTTCCGGTGTATCCTCAAGTCCAACAACCGCAGACACTCAGCGTAAATCCTCCCATTGCAACCCCTCCAACTCAGGTACAGATTCCCTCACCCCCACCCCTTCCTGTCCCAAATCAACTCCCCATTCAACCGCCTAAACCGCCTTCGACGGTTCCGGTATTAACCCCCCCAGAAGTTAGCGCGTTACCCCAGACAGTGCCTCCATCAGTATCTTCAAGCAATAATGCTTTATTAGTGGGTTTATTGGAAGCCGGGGATAAATCCTCTGCTTTATTTACTGTGGATGGTCAAACTCGACGCATTCAGCTTGGGGAGGTCATTGGAACAACGGGATGGATGTTGAAATCTGTGGAAAATCAGCAAGTGCTAATCAGTCGCAATGGTGCAGTTCGTGCTTTGCAAGTGGGACAAAATTTTTAAAAAAACAAATTGATGAAAATTGAGACTTGAAGCGGAACATAAATGATAAAAACTGATGAGTTTGAGGGGACAACATAGCCTCTCATCTTTTTAGGTAGTAATGGCTAATTCCAGAGTCGTATTATTTAAATCTGCTCCGCTTAAATCAGCACCAATTAAATTTGTATTGTTGAAATTTGCTCCGTTTAAAGAAGCATTTCTCAAATCAGCCCCACTTAAATTCGCGTCACTTAAATCAGCCCCATTTAAGTTCGCTCCGCTTAAATTTACTCTAATCAAGCAAACTCCGCTTAAATTAGCCTCTCTAAGATCCGCCATGCTTAAATCAATTCTCGTTACTTTACTTAAATCAAACTCTCGTAGATCTATTCCTCTTAAATTAGCTCCACTCAAATCAAGTTCATTAATAAAATAATTTTTTCTCC belongs to Gloeothece citriformis PCC 7424 and includes:
- a CDS encoding energy-coupling factor ABC transporter ATP-binding protein, yielding MTMTNQTPAIVVKNLSFNWANGARVLDACSLKVPQGEFWMLLGTNGSGKSTLLRLLAGLLTPNGGEIEINSPVGFVFQNPDHQLVMPTVGADVAFGLVKEKLSWKQIRERVREALEAVNLLELERRPIYALSGGQKQRIAIAGALARHCDILLLDEPTALLDADTQQELVAQVQRLVKSRGLTALWVTHRLDELDFCDGAFLLEGGKVVAQGEPKQIKEKLLQTTERES
- a CDS encoding NYN domain-containing protein — encoded protein: MASSSSKALLLVDGYNIIGAWSSLKQIQEKQGLDSARRELIETLINYSAHQGYTTQVVFDAQYQKSPTTQEQYTPTLSVCYTAFAQTADTYIEKICASFFRASVGLHSRIIVATSDHAQRLTIVGYGAEWMSAQKLAHEVDFVAHKIRRKHRPRKPSGGRFLVHGLDAKSQALLSQWRHGKY
- a CDS encoding sterol desaturase family protein, which produces MRESFPLIIIPVISFIAAFIFASLVEYWVHRLMHRSLRFGKRHRDHHRRNEGQGVVWEFFDYLKGTIVIMCLPFLISLPIGIGWCLGSLVYAAFSAYAHQLQHENPTKCFWMKMPVHYVHHKHNQWHHNFGLGVDWWDFVFKTYQPVDWLSEEELKQPPRDYLQLRWW
- a CDS encoding aromatic ring-hydroxylating oxygenase subunit alpha, with protein sequence MESTITLSSQPVQNRVREIGINPNYWYPVAWSHQLKPCQILPVVVWQQAIAVYRDVNHQLHALENACPHKGVVFDKGEVFETHLVCPYHGWEFNGEGECVKIPYLPPEQKLPCAKARNYPIQEKYGIIWIFPGDPSLAELKTIPDVPEYNESEWLIVEIPAHFQAHFSICNENTMDVFHGFLHRDIQGWFNPILTQLKAKKNTVHAQYQVSYRGWLSKFLNLNKDENQVTTRTVSITYNYPHYHSTLEGVSSLYLMRLPVSLTETRSFSLLFIKLRLPKWVVNLIRGQLSQIIWHFLFKKFLDQDIEMIESEQQTYLANPHRQYVEINPAIIALQRVNIAQYEEFMQQSELISNHKN
- a CDS encoding aminotransferase class I/II-fold pyridoxal phosphate-dependent enzyme; the encoded protein is MEVIKEYMETVYKEGLYPDKFICHYKQGNLVDVEDPSTGGRHKLLTFCTNDILGLVQSEAVKKAAIDAIWQYGTSNSSCSVLSGRIDLHRQLEAEISAFKHLPHTHLFLNAWMAMQALMDGFCHLAITVPNFRNTRETLILTDVLNHGCIVSAVVNADNRSGKVFSHSPKVRIKPYRHCDVEDLARKLKRYAKPDDRIMVVSDAVFSMDGDIAPLPQMIEVLADYPGSVIVMDEAHASGAIGPVGGGIYDHFGMTPQEVLDRGIHPIIMTTFSKFAASAGAAISSYSKELIDLLDCSPTSIGTISLPAPTTAAALESIRQVRQNPELVQILQSNTRYLRSRLSENGFMAMGETNVVPVLLSPELDPKVFATYMMEHYGVWVSPIWFIAKPRLRITVNALHTQAEMDQLIEAMVAAQEALSS
- a CDS encoding GH3 auxin-responsive promoter family protein; translated protein: MSNLLFSLLTQIALRTKEGFVRQTGHLEATQTQFLLTLLKTYQNTVLGQHWKFEEIKTVEQFRERVPVLSYGFYHPYVDQIAQGQANILTSEPVVYLNLSSGTTGKHKLIPVTKRSRKNRQIINQVAQGFLAEAVQKRQISLGKMLLTSSLQLTGYTEAGIPCGPVSVGDLRLSNFLYKQIFVHPYEALKPSDDLARHYVCLLFALQYPNLGIFGANFPVLALRLADYLEKNALELIQDLEKGTIAEWLTLEPELRGILTKQLTPQPGRAAHLREILHSEGRLTPQLVWPSIGCLVTARGGTSDFYFQRFSDYFGNTPIFGGIYAASEGAFGVYHDLDNDGAILAINTGFYEFIPSDQWDVEQPKTLLPQDLKVGEQYRILVSNYNGLYRYDVGDVVEVVGFYHQTPMITFKYRYKGLLSSTTEKTTEYHVIQVMGQLQQEFSLPLENFCITLSEKEIPPHYLVNIELRSGHFLPNPQQFVTQFDYKLREIHTSYAVKRNNSQVPPPRLRILAPGSFAKLRQHLLDKGMPESQLKFPHISEDRQFLTGLNVEKEVHP
- a CDS encoding aspartyl/asparaginyl beta-hydroxylase domain-containing protein; the encoded protein is MTATTLTNKLVKQLEKWILADNWLENLIAKHSLVGDYVFFKPEQFPWSKDLENNWQVIRQELEQVLLLVNELPNFQDISKRQYRIANDDRWKTYFFYAFGYKSQKNCQQCPQTAKLLEKIPGLKVAFFSILAPGKHIPEHRGKHKGIIRYHLGLIVPDPKTACRIRVADQFAYWEEGKSLIFDDTFLHEVWNDTDGYRAILFLDIARPLRFPMSLVNWLVNRLITASSLVKEAKTSHELWEKKFYTNC
- a CDS encoding MFS transporter, giving the protein MLSVLRSPAKQIVQCLVLLAAGCLTTMTGGIVAPVFPEILQHLHLEPRWAGMLISIHALMIALFTPILGILADRIGKLKVLIAALIFYAVFGISGAFIGHFLPLLADRALLGIASGGISAACIGLLSNMFEGEARLQVLGYATSAMTTASIFVPLLGGWVGSYNWKFAFFIYGVSLPIALAAALMLQEADRSENSALSNMMGNQLIKAITKPQVIRLFITLALAAAIVYSVVIYTPVYLNETIGADAKLNGIVLTARAIGATVVSALAANWIGKRLGRNVTIALGFILMASMLATIPVLKDISLILYAAVFFGAGFGVAVPHMYNGLAEFSPPELRSSVMAIGTGFNSLGQFICPIFLGAVWQSWGLTNVFYVTAGVGLMIAVWIVSASIQESQRQKAKGKRRI